The genomic segment ATCTTGTAAGGAACTGAAGATGGAGGGGAGGTGAGTATCCTCCACCAATGTAGTGATGTCTGCAAGATCACTGGTAGACTCAATCCCATCTTCAGGTATCCCTTTGCCCTCAAGACTCAGGCTGTTCTTTCTCAGATTGGCATTTTCAGAACCAGGCTGCTCCTCTTGGCCAAGAGGTTGGATGCAGGACAGAAGCTGGTGAATATCAGCGATTTCTACAGGAAGCAGTGGAGTATCTCGGTTTTCTGTTGGGAACTGGTAGGCATCTAGAGGCTTTGAAACCTTGGTTTTAATCTCGTCCAAATCCTTGTTCTCAGTTTTGTTTTGGCTTGGAGCTGTAGACACCAATGTCTTTTCTCAAGACACTAGTTGGATTCTGGACCGGAGCTATCGTTGAAATgtccccaagctcaggtgatgGATTACTCTCAAGTATCTGGGTATATCAAGTCCTACAGGACTTGGAGATTTCTGGAATATATGCTAGTCTAAATGTCTGCCTTGGAGATTACAATCCCTGGGAAGCATCCATCCCCAGGGAAGTTTCCGTCATTACAAAGGAATCAAGGAAGAAGTCAATATCTGGTAAGTGAGATGCTCCCCCTACACCACAATGCAGCAGTCATTTACCTTTCTAACTAACGTGGGTAAGGCATTTCTACTAGCTCTTCTTCTGTACCATGGACAAGACTCTGTATTCGGGGATAGGCAGTGACTTTTCTCTTACTGGTGGTCATTTGGTATGATTATGATTGTTTCTTGGCTTTCTTTGaatttcatagggttgttgtaagcCAAATGAAAAGTGAAAGTGATTTTGAAATAGGAGATGTTTTATAAAGCCTCACATTCTCATATAGGGTCACCCTTTACACCATGGACTAGGGGAGAGAGGGGAGCTCTTCGTCATGAAATGCATAAGCAAGCAGAGACTCTGAGCCTGTTTGTTTTGGAGAGAATCTCTGAGCAAAAGGTCTTAAATCCTACTGTAAGTCAAGGAAAATCAGAAGGTCACTGCCAAGATAAGACTTCTGAAGTGCCTTCCAAGGAGACTAAAGTAATAGATTAAGGAAGGAAGTTACAGCATCTGGTGCAGGAGAACTGATCAGCCAGCACACTAAAAAGTGTGATATCTCTTGGGACTCTCTTAAATGTGGCATATATGGCCACTACAGTCTTCCACTTTCCCACTAAGATGGTGTTCTTAGATAGACTCTGAAAATGGAGAGCAATGCCCAAGAATAGTGGTTGAAGTCTCACAACTTAAATTCTACCTATCTGTGGACTTACCACTGAGCTATAGATTTGACCCTCACTTTCAGTGCTCTATTTATTGTTCTCCTTTCTCGCTGATTGTACTCACCTTGAAAACTGTTTTCTGTGATGTGTTGAGCAGACACAGAGTAATACATCCCAGAAGTGGAGACTGTTGGTAGACCATTTGTGGGCTGAACCTCCTTTAGCACCATCACCATTTCTGGTTGATGGGCAGAGGCCCTAATTTCTGTATATGACACAGAGCCATAGGATTGCAGCCAGGGGCCAAGTTCTCCAGAGAGCTGAGGCCCCAGTGTGTCTGGATTATAGTAACCTGCCTTCCTTTCTGGTAGGGAAGTGACAAGCTATGGCCCTGCTGATTAGGGATTTCCGATTGTGTCCCCTGAACAAGGCTGGCAGATAGTGTTGAATATAGAGGGACTCTAATATTGGTATCTGAAGTTTTATCATGCTGGGCTGTCATTGACATGGAAGAGACACTATTTTACTGAagttgggggtttcaccatgttgtctaggcaggtctggagctcctgacctcaggtggtctaccagcctcagcctcccaaagtgctgggattacaggcatgagccgccgcctTTGGCCAGTTTAGCAGCTGTTTTTGATAAGCACCCTAATGTAGTGTTTGTCAGGCTGGACCTGGTTTTGCATCTGGGCTCTGTTACCTGctttgtgatcttgggtaagATTCTTAGCCCATCTACATTCCCGTTTTTCCATCAGTCAGTTGGAGACTTTTAGTAATGTATACCCCATAGTGGTTATTGTTGACAGTTAACATGAATTTAAATGGTTCAGTTGATATTGAAACAGTTGATATtataaacactttaaaaactACTTTGGCATTTTTAGGCCATGTGTGTAGGttcagcacttaggaaggccaaggtgggaggactgcttcagcacaggagttggagaccaacctgggcaacatgtttgaaccctgtttgtttgtttttcttttttgagtcagatttttactcttgttgcccagtctggagttcagtggctcacggctaggctcaccgcaacctccgcctcccggttccaagtaattctcctgcctcagcctcccaagtcgctgggtttataggcatgcaccacccgcTACGcacagctacttttgtatttttagtagagacggggtttctccatgtcagtcaggctggtctcctgacctcaggtgatgtacccgcctcagcctcccaaagtgctgggattacaggcgtgaaccaccctTCCTGGCCTGGAAAcctgtttttatataaaaagaaggaaaatttttgaaaagtggACTTTTCTATtaaggttttattgttttgtttttttttctatgagacaCCGTCTAGTTCGGCcgccggggctggagtgcaaaagcacattctcaactcactgcaacctccagctctcaGGGTCAAGAGAttctgcagcctcggcctcctgagtagttgggattataggcgtgcagcaccatgtccaactaatttttttttgttttttttgtatttttagtagacatgggtttcaccatgtagggcaggctggtctcaaactcctgacctcaggtgatccacccgcctcagcctcccaaagtgctgggaacaggtatgagctgccatgcctggacTGAAAATGGACATTTATAAAAGATGTAAACAAACAGTTTAAAAACATGTTGCTGGTGGCATTGAAAATTGGTTTAAGCCTTTTGATGCAGAATTTCAAGAGCCATAAAAATGCTTTACCTAGTAATTTCATTTTGAGGCTTAGGAAATACttcaaaatgcagaaaaagctGTATTAATCATTCAGCACATTTCTCAAATGCCTTACCATGTGTCAGACCCTGGGCTAGCTCAGGATACAATGTTTTGCAGTGTTAATCCCAGCATCTTGTGCGGTCGTGGAAAAACTCTTAGCTGCTGTATTTCCAACAGTGGAGAATGTagctaaataattattatatccaTACTATAGCATTTTATAAAGCCATTGAAAGTGGTAGCTCATTTACGATAAGTGAAAATAATAGGCTGCGATTCAACAGTCAGAAAAAGATGCTggggaaaagaacaaaaggaaatacTAACTAATTGAATTCTATTAAGTGGGATTGAGGGCTCTACAGCAGgcggttattttttcttttctgagatttccaaattttcttttgtatgattatatgagtttttctgatcttatACCTTTTCAAATTTGTTGCATGTACCATGGTTAAAGTTGTTCTGCactttataatttatgtatatttgtttataaagTGGAAGTAGCTGTGTGTTTTCAGTACTAAGTAGCTTATTGTGTCTTATGTCAACCCTACCAGACTTGAGAGAGAAAGTATTTAATTAGAGTAGTATGGGCATGCATTTCATGCATTTGTCTCTGTAGGGAAAGGTGGAAAGGCTTCTGGGAATCCACTCTGTGCCAGGGCATTGCGggtaattaaaatgtattttcttaatttagctTTGTGACAGCTCATGAAGGTGGAAAGTGTGAGTAGCCCCATGTAATAAAGAACTTAGGGAAATAAAAGTTAAGCAGTTTATCTGCTGAGGTCACACAGGTAGGAAACAGTagagtatatattattttgtaagtctatgaatttaaaatattttataaaaatatgattttaaaataaataaaaattatggtaTTAATCCTAGTGATGgcttattactttttgttttgctttaagaaCGTTTCCACAGAATCCAAATGTTTACCAGAGAGGCCATATCCCTCCTCCTGGTCCCCGTGGAGAAGATTATTCACACAGAAGGTACACTTGGAATGTGAAGCCAAATGCCAGTCGAGCAGCTCGGGAGAGAAGAAGGTGGTGTCCTGACAGTTACTCCGGACTCTCCTATCCAGCCTATTGGGAATGGACCCAGTGATACAAACCTGTCCTGGAATTCCACCTGGAGACCAGAGCTGGCCtgaagattacaggtgtgactttTAATTAGATCAGGTCTAATGAGGTTTCTTTATTGTTCCTTTATGTGTTCAAAAGCTTCAGGAAAAATTATATTGCTGTTCACCTCACTGGCAAAATGGCCCAGTGTGAGTGGTCTTGTGTGTGGTTGTGAGGGTGAACAGAAGTAGTGCATCTCACTGGCCCGTGCGTAGGTGGTGAGTTAATGGTCTTTTCTAGGTCAGCTTCGAGCTGCTGCAGTTCACTTGGCTGCACCCCATGTTATGAGCTGTACCTAGAACTGTGAGCCCTTGCCATTCCCCTGGTGGTAGATTCCCCTGTTTTGTACTGACCTTTCCCAACTGTGATCATATATGTATCAGGTAACCTAACCCTGTTGGAGATGAGTCCTGCATCGTGTTTTCTAAAACACCTATCCAATAGGCCCTGAGACATCAGGCCCTCATCCATGGGAGATTTTGTACGTTTCTTTTGGTCCACCCAGCCTTATCTTCTGCCATCGTCAACTTCTatccaaattttattcttttagtccTAACCTCAGATTCTGCATCTTTCTTCTGCCATTTTCcccatttctgattctttgtataAGCCCATGAAATATCTCCCCTTTTGACCTTCTTAGCCCTGGACCACGTTCCTTGCTCTTTCCTCAGTTCTTCCATTCTCCTACCATCCATCTTTTAGTTTcttcttgttttgattttattttgtttttctgagatggagttttgcactgttgttcaggctgtaatgtagtggtgtgatcttggctcactgcaacctccaccgcccaggttgaagcaattctcctgcctcagcctcccgagaagctgggattacaggaagccaccactgcaaccagccaatttttttgtatttttagtagagatgggttttaccatgttggccaggctggtctccaactcctgacctcaggtgatccacccaccttggcctcccaaagtgctgggattacaggcatgagccacctcgcccagccctaaTTCCCTCGAAGGCAGCCTCTGAtccaaccccccaaaaaaagaaaacccacagtcaacaGCATTTCAAAGCCAAAAGCCTGTTTATTACTTATGCTTATTACTTATTAATTGTGttagatttgtttgtttatttttaaaaatatattattggaaTGAATAAATTAGTGTCTATTTATTTGGAAAACCAGCTGGTATCCAAAGTAAAGCCAACACTCTCAGCAGCTCTTAGATCCTGTAGCCGTAGTATTGAGAAATGTCCAtgtctttttgtctttgaatGAAAAACTGCAGTTTCCCCAAAGAGGTGTATTTGGCAGCATTCTCACGCTCTTGCTGGGCCTTCCTCTTCATGGCCTCGCGTTCTGGCCTCTGCTCTTTTGTGATGGGCGTTGACACTACTGGCCCAGAAATGTTGGGTGTCCTCCACGGCCTGAACTGCAAGCTGAAGTCTTGGATGAGAAACTGATTTTGAGGCTTGGGCAGTGACTGGAGATTGGTCACAGCACTGGAAACGGGCTCCCGCTGGAGAGAAGAGCAAGATGATGTTTTGTAGGGTGCTGGCCTAGAAGCAGCAGACTGAGAGGCAATAGGAGGCCGGTTAGGGTTTGCTGAACCAGGTTGGGTTGCATTGGTCGAAATTGGCTGAGCTGGTCTGGCAGGACCTGTCAAAGGTGCGTTGGTAGGAGCCGGTTGGAACGGATCGACTGCAGTTGACTGAACTGAGTTAGTAGAACCAGGTTGAGCAGGGCAAGCCACAGCAGGCCTACGTGAGGCCGGAGGGTGTGGCCATCGAGAAACAGGTCGAGCTTGAGGTTTGTCCGGGGTCAGAAAGGGCAACGGTAGCAACTTGACCTTTGCAGGTGGTGGCAACTCATACTGGGATGGAGAGGGACACTGTTTTTCAGCCCTATCATCCAGCTCCTGTGCCTTGAGTTGAGTTTTGTCCGGGCCTTTCCCATCACATCGGGTATCCAGGCATGGTTGGAGAGCTGAGAGTGTCTGGGCATTCTGGGTGTTGGTTGAGCTTCCCAGAGTCCGGGAAGAAGAGAATCCAGTTTTCTTGTCGGTCTTTTTCCCCAGTGCATGGAAAACTTGCACGGACGCTAGCATCTGCATGCCTAGGGAGGTTCGTGGCTTTTTGAAGGTCTCTTGGCTAAGCTCATGTTGATTTTTGTTCCGCTTCCTGTTGGGAATGGCTTGCTTTTTGTCTGCCTCAACTTTGGTCCCCGACTGCTTCCTGTTTTCAGATTTCTTGGAGCTGTTCTCTCTGCCCCTTCTGGTCTTCTCCTGCCCATGCCTCTTAGTTGTGCTGCTCCTGTTGGATGTGGCTTTGTGGGGTTTGTCACTAGAATGCTTGCCCTTGCTCACAGAAGTGCTGTCGCTGGTGGTAGCACTGCAGACAGCCACTTCTCCCTGTAATAGGCTCTCTGGCTTCTTTGGCTGGATTTTGGCCTTGGGAGCACCCTGGATAGGCTCGGCAGCTTTATGCTTGTTCTTTCTGACTTCGTCAGAGTGGCCCTTTATGATGCTTGAGTTGTCCTGCACCTGATTTGCCTTGATGGCACTGGGATCTTTGGCCTTCTTTGCGGAGGGACTTTTGGGTTGGTCAAGATCTTGAAAGGAACTGAAGATGGAGGGGAGGTGAGTATCCTCCACCAATGTAGTGATGTCTGCAAGATCACTGCTAGACTCAATCCCATCTTCAGGTAGCCCTTTGCCCTCAAGAGTCAGGCTGTTCTTTCTCAGATTGGCATTTTCGGAACCAGGCTGCTCCTCTTGGCCAAGAGGATCGATGCAGGACAGAAGCTGGCGAATATCAGGGATTTCTAAAGGACGCAGTGGAGGATCTTGATTTTCTGTTGGGAACTGGTAGGCCTCTAGAGGCTTTGAAAGCTTGGTTTTAATCCCATCCAAATCCTTGTTCTCGGTTTTGTCCTGGCTTGGAGCTGGAGACACTGTCAAGAGATTAGTTGGACTCTGGACTGGAATGATCGTTGAAACgtccccaagctcaggtgatgGATTGCTCTCAAGTAATAACTGGGTATTTCTGCTACTGCAGGACTTGGAGAATTCTGAAGTTAGTGCCAGACAACATGTCTGGCTTGGAGATTGCAATCCCAGGGAGGTATCCATCCCCCGGGAAGTTTCCGTCACtacaaaggaatgaaggaagaagtCAATCTCTGGTAAGTGAGATGCTCCCCGTGCACAGCAATGCAGCAGTCATTTACCTTTCTAACTAACGTGGGTAAGGCATTTCTACTAGCTCTTCTTCGGGACCATGGACAAGACCCTGTATTCGGGGATAGGCAGTGACTTTTCTCTTACTGGTTATCATTTGGTATGATTATGATTGTTTCTTGGCTTTCTTTGaatttcatagggttgttgtaagccaaatgaaaagtgaaagtgatttttaaataggaGATGTTTTATAAAGCCTCACATTCTCATATAGGGTCACCCTTTACACCATGGACTAGGGGAGAGAGGGGAGCCCTTCGTCATGAAATGCATAAGCAAGCAGAGACTCTGAGCCTGTTTGTTTTGGAGAGAATCTCTGAGCAAAAGGTCTTAAATCCTACTGTAAGTCAAGGAAAATCAGAAGGTCACTGCCAAGATAAGACTTCTGAAGTGCCTTCCAAGGAGACTAAAGTAATAGATTAAGGAAGGAAGTTACAGCGTCTGGTGCAGGAGAACTGATCAGCCAGCGCAATAAAAAGTGTGGTATCTCTTGGGACTCTCTTAAATGTGGCATATATGGCCACTACAGTCTTCCACTTTCCCACTAAGACGGTGTTCTTAGATAGACTCTGAAAATGGAGAGCAATGCCCAAGAATAGTGGTTGAAGTCTCACAACTTAAATTCTACCTATCCGTGGACTTACCACTGAGCTATAGATTTGACCCTCGCTTTCAGTGCTCTATTTATTGTTCTCCTTTCTCGCTGATTGTACTCACCTTGAAAACTGTTTTCTGTGATGTGTTGAGCAGACACAGAGTAATACATCCCAGAAGTGGAGACTGTTGGTAGACCATTTGTGGGCTGAACCTCCTTTAGCACCATCACCATTTCTGGTTGATGGGCAGAGGCCCTAATTTCTGTATATGACACAGAGCCATAGGATTGCAGCCAGGGGCCAAGTTCTCCAGAGAGCTGAGGCCCCAGTGTGTCTGCATTATAGTAATAGACCTGCCTTCCTTTCTGGTAGGGAAGTGACAAGCTTTGGCCCTGCTGATTAGGGATTTCCGATTGTGTCCCCTGAACAAGGCTGGCAGATAGTGTTGGATACAGAGGGACTATAATATTGGCATCTGAAGTTTTATCATGCTGGGCTGTCATAGACATGGAAGAGACAGCTGCGTTCTGGTCAATGACAGTCACAGTGAAGTCCCTGAGTGAGGGTGACTTCTTTGCTGTGCTTGCTGTAACGTCCCACTCAAAAACGCCTGGGTAAGTGGAAGCTGAAGTAGAGCTATGGCTCTGGCCATTAACCCCAGACAACATAGCTGTCCTAGAATGTTGGTAAAGGTAGGCACTGCCCGTGAGTGGCTGGAAAGAGGTGCCAGAGGCTGATGGCAGTAGCCATGCTGAGCTAACAGCTGGAGCACAGGCCCTGGAGAAGTTGGAGATGTTTCCTGTTAGGGAAGCTGCATTGCTCACTAGAGGAAGGGAGAACTCCATAGAATTTGCAGTTCCAAGAAAAGAGGTATTTTGGAAATGTTCtgtaggaaagaagagagagatgaagaaactggtgAGATTGAGAAAATGTCACCTTATTTGAAGAACAGCATTATCTTAAGGTTGTTGCCATCGGGAAGCTTCTAATACCGATACTCACTGAGATACCAAAAGCCAAACGCTTTACGGTGGCCATGAGTGCTGAAGCAGGTTGGCCCTCTTCTGATGAACTAACTGCCTTTGTATCCAACATGGGCACAGATGTGCAGAAGACCCAAGAGGGTTCGTACGTTATTTCCTAGGCTAGAAGCGACCTTCTCCCTTCCCTATCTTTCCCTTGAATCTGGGTAAGTGTTGACGCCTAACTATTTCCTAGAATTGGAGCATTTTAGAACTGGGAGGTCCTTAGAGAAGTTctaagattttcattttatgagtacctgaggctgagagaggtcaGATTGACCTGTTTAAGTTTTACCATTATGTTCATATCATGACCATGACTTCCTTGCCAGGACTCTTTTCTCTGAGCGTAGACCAGACACCAGGAGAAATAGAACTTTTAATATGGCAATTTTGGCTTCTGAGCCTATAGTACAGCTATTACTTTTATAATCCTTACTGTCACATTTTGCTTTCACAAGTCATGTGACATTTCCTAGCATTTACCTTTAAGCCAGGCCATTGGTAAATCCGAAGGGTTGTTCTTTGCCCTCTTCAAGCGTGGCTTTTTATCGTAAGTTAAAATACTACCTAgtagtttcagaagaagtggttgtgtgtgtgtgtgtgtgtgtgtgtgtgtgtgtgtgtttttcttttctgacagagtctcattctgtcatcaaggctggagtgcagtgacttgacctcggctaactgcaacctctgcctccagggccccagcaattcttgtgcctcagcctcccgagtagctgggattataggtgcccactactgcacatggctaattttttgtatttttaatagagacagtgtttcaccatgttttccaggctggtctcgaactcctgacgtccagtgatctgccctcctcggcctcccaaaatactgggattacgaggtgagccaccgtgctcggcctgcAGCATCATTTCTGAAAcacatttctcaaatatttatattaaaaactgtCAAGTGTCATCTATGTTCAAAAgggcaacagaaagaaaacaacgGAATGTGACTTCTGGTAAGCTGCTATTTCTAGGGATACTCTATCCCTAGAATATTTTATTGATCTAAGCGTTTGCtaaaacctagtttattgatCTAAGCGTTTGCTAAAACCAACTTCATTTTGCCCTATTCTGAatagatttcactctgttgcctttgtgcttttcttccaaaatttaaaatacatctttttctCTTGAAATCATTGTGTAATTCTCCAGAGCATATCCCAAGGGTAAGTGTAGGGGACCCGGTCtttctgctttcatttaaaaTCCCAAATCCCTTACCATAGAATATCTGCCTCCTTATCACCCAgtactcttcattttctctttccatcGAGTTCAGAGAGGAATCTCCAGAGCGTGAatattacttttgtttgtttgtttgtttgagacagggtctggcgtCGTCACAaaggctgaagtccagtggtgtgaacatggctcacggcagcctcaacctgctggcctcaaacagtcaactcatcctcccacctcagccttctgagtacctggcatgccccacgcctggccaattttttttttttatttgtagagatggggtcttgcaatgttgcccagactggtcgtgaacacctgggctcaagcgattctcccatctcggcctcccaaagcactgagattaccggcgggagctaccatgcccagctgaatatTAAGACATCACTACACATcactaaatataaaatagtaaagtTGAAATATTAGTGACGGAgatgtcctcccaaagtgctgggattacaggtgtgagccaccgtgcctggctgaataCGTAAAACATCcctaaatttaaaatagtgaAGTTGAAATATTAGTGGAGGGAGACTATTATTACACATGAACCGCCACAGAATATGTTGCTGGTTTTCTATGCCACTTAGgttttgtctctctttctgttGAAACAAACACCCTCAAAAAGTGcctgatttcattttctgtatgtgTGCCCTTTAAGACTCAGCATTAGAAAAGAAAGGGGCAAGAGGGAATAACCAATCTATTATCCTAatgtaacagatgaggaaacagattttATGAGAGAATAAAAGAGTCCtgtaaagtcacacagctagtaactgTCAAAGCCAAAACTGAAATGAGGTCTCTAGGTTTCTACTTGAATACGTTCCCTGTTATTCCAAGCTTTTTGGGACTATAGGGGTAAAGAAATCTAAAGTTAGGGGAAAGAAGTCAAATGAAAAACTGTCAAGAATGTTGCTGTCTTTACCTGACATGGTCAGAGAAGAAGAAACATCAACTGTAGATTCAAGGGATGAAGAGACAATCCTAGTGGATGTCTGGGTGGCTGACGCCAAGGAGTGCATGTGTCCGGTATGAAGGCCACCGGTCACACTGGTCACTGGCCACCTGCGATGATACAAATTTATAGGCTACCCCAAGATTCTACTGGGTGGCGATAGGCTTGGTGAGAGAATGATGTCACACACAGCAGGCAGTTTAAAGGTGTGCGAGAGCCAATAGGGAGGCCAGATTCTCAGGGAGATGGGATTGGCTGGCAGAGGTGGTAGGAAAGCTGAGACAGTACCAAGTGGCTGAGTTCCGGGGAGGTGAAATCCTGCAAGATCATCTTGGTGTTTCTTATACATGTTCACTAATATCATTGactagtatttgtattttatgtgtCGTATTTCATAGTACATAATACTGTACATTTATGATTGTATTGTACATACACAGTGTCCctgcagagaaaggaaagggcCATCTAAGCTGAGCAATTACAGTTGTTCTAAAAGCGTTTCAGTGAATCTGATTAATGAATTTACTGCTGCTTTTAAGGGCCAAACGAAGAGATTAAAGAGCCTTCTTTTGTACCTTGGCTGAAGAGCTAACTTCGTTGACTGCCCCTTGTAGGAAAGGATGTGGTCCAAAGCTCCtgtcttttaatttcttctccTCGAATCCTACCTTGCTTGGGCTGGCCCAAGCTGGGCCAGGTTGGACTTGGATCTGTCTTCTGCGCTTCTTTTTTCCGCTTGATTTTAGGCATTGTTTCTGGGCCAAGCCTTGATCTTGCATTTTTACACTCGTGGGTATGACTTCCTGTCAGCTTCCAGAGCAGGGGTCTCCTTTTCAGTGTCGTGACATTTGGAAAACGGACTCTGCTCATGAGAAGCAAACATCAGGGAGGTAGAAGACAGGGCTGACTGCAGACCTTCCCTCTTCTAGCCTTTGTTCACAATTCTTTTGCCCATAGTTTGCTACCTCTGACTCCTTGGGCCACACAGACATCCTGCCATCCTGCTCTGTTATACGTGAGAGGCATTCAGGGTACTTTCTTTCTTGTCACGTAAAAGGATCCAGTGTGGCGCAGTTACTTACAGCCTCCTCTCCATTGCAAACAGCCACCGTGGAATCTTGGGCCTTTAGAATTCCCTGTTGGCCATGCTTGGGTGCAAGGGCCAGGCAAAACGAAGAGTTGAATTTAGAGGAGAATAGGAAATAGGCCAGTTGAGTTACAGGAACAAAGAGATTTGTGTGGATTTTTTGGTTTGTGTGAGAAGCAATGACACACCCTTATTTTGTGTGAACAGAACAGATAATTCAGTATTTTGTATATAGCTAGATAGTCCAGAAACTTCCATGACTTTTGTACACCGAAGAAAATAATcgtaatatatttttccattttgttttatgtcATATTGCCTCATTTATGTCATTCCTAAGTATGTCTATGGAATGTagactgcttttattttattatttttatttatttatttatttttgagacagtgttccACACTTGtgtcccagactggagtgcagtggcacgatctcggctaattgaaacctgcacctcctgggttcaagcgattctcctgcctcagcctcctgagtagctgggattacaggtgcccgccaccatgcctgactaaatcttgtatttttagtagagataaggtttcaccatgctggctcctgacctcgggtgatctccccacctcagtctcccaaagtgctgtgattataggcgtgagccaccaaccATGTAGGTTGCTTTTAAATGCCCTGGTTTTTATACATGTTTTTTCCCTGTCATATTTTTAAGGAATACAACATTGCAAGACATAGTGCACGTTTTTCTCGTaatggttgtttgttttgagacatcaTGAACTATCTTGGCCTGATAGGTTTTGTGGAGGAAATCAAAAGGAGGGTGTGTGTGCCAAAGGCACTGTGGTGAGTTGTGCTGTGTGCTCAAGCAAAGAAAGAGATGTCTGTGGTCAGCTCAAGTTGACCTGGATTGCCTTGGTTTTTGCTGTTCTTACTAACTTCTCTAATAACTGTGATAAATGAGTTAGGGCTGCGTTGCTGCTGATTTGCGTGTGGAATAAGCTGGTTTGGGGATATAATATT from the Callithrix jacchus isolate 240 chromosome 14, calJac240_pri, whole genome shotgun sequence genome contains:
- the LOC144579294 gene encoding uncharacterized protein C2orf78-like, translated to MHSLASATQTSTRIVSSSLESTVDVSSSLTMSEHFQNTSFLGTANSMEFSLPLVSNAASLTGNISNFSRACAPAVSSAWLLPSASGTSFQPLTGSAYLYQHSRTAMLSGVNGQSHSSTSASTYPGVFEWDVTASTAKKSPSLRDFTVTVIDQNAAVSSMSMTAQHDKTSDANIIVPLYPTLSASLVQGTQSEIPNQQGQSLSLPYQKGRQVYYYNADTLGPQLSGELGPWLQSYGSVSYTEIRASAHQPEMVMVLKEVQPTNGLPTVSTSGMYYSVSAQHITENSFQVTETSRGMDTSLGLQSPSQTCCLALTSEFSKSCSSRNTQLLLESNPSPELGDVSTIIPVQSPTNLLTVSPAPSQDKTENKDLDGIKTKLSKPLEAYQFPTENQDPPLRPLEIPDIRQLLSCIDPLGQEEQPGSENANLRKNSLTLEGKGLPEDGIESSSDLADITTLVEDTHLPSIFSSFQDLDQPKSPSAKKAKDPSAIKANQVQDNSSIIKGHSDEVRKNKHKAAEPIQGAPKAKIQPKKPESLLQGEVAVCSATTSDSTSVSKGKHSSDKPHKATSNRSSTTKRHGQEKTRRGRENSSKKSENRKQSGTKVEADKKQAIPNRKRNKNQHELSQETFKKPRTSLGMQMLASVQVFHALGKKTDKKTGFSSSRTLGSSTNTQNAQTLSALQPCLDTRCDGKGPDKTQLKAQELDDRAEKQCPSPSQYELPPPAKVKLLPLPFLTPDKPQARPVSRWPHPPASRRPAVACPAQPGSTNSVQSTAVDPFQPAPTNAPLTGPARPAQPISTNATQPGSANPNRPPIASQSAASRPAPYKTSSCSSLQREPVSSAVTNLQSLPKPQNQFLIQDFSLQFRPWRTPNISGPVVSTPITKEQRPEREAMKRKAQQERENAAKYTSLGKLQFFIQRQKDMDISQYYGYRI